The proteins below are encoded in one region of Planctopirus limnophila DSM 3776:
- a CDS encoding CoA-binding protein codes for MTKPQPTVAIVGASADRTKYGNKSLRAHLAQGFQVFPVNPKGGEIEGLKVYSKLSELPGPVDRVSMYVPPAVGLSMMDEIAKLKPQELWLNPGSESDELYEKATALGLNVIIACSIIDIGTTPMAFGDA; via the coding sequence ATGACCAAGCCCCAGCCGACTGTCGCCATTGTTGGAGCGAGTGCTGACCGCACGAAGTATGGCAACAAGTCACTCCGCGCCCATCTGGCACAGGGTTTTCAGGTATTTCCCGTCAATCCGAAAGGTGGCGAGATTGAGGGTCTGAAGGTGTATTCGAAGCTGAGTGAGTTACCCGGGCCTGTCGATCGAGTTTCGATGTACGTCCCGCCTGCTGTCGGGCTTTCGATGATGGACGAAATCGCCAAGCTTAAGCCTCAGGAGTTATGGCTCAATCCCGGGAGTGAAAGTGACGAACTCTACGAGAAAGCCACCGCCCTGGGGCTGAATGTCATCATCGCCTGCAGCATTATCGACATCGGCACCACACCCATGGCGTTTGGCGATGCTTGA
- a CDS encoding ArnT family glycosyltransferase — translation MNLTGQCSSAGGQTSPMRRFPDWMLEWPLYLLLAIVGIVYFSRIEYPPLRGEETRRALVAINMQTSGDWVVPRMQGTPYFMSSRPPVHNWMIAGSMALRGSEDITSIRLPCLLAVALLSIILYGYARQSLSRVGAFATGLAYVTMIQVMELGRTGETDLPFTLFLSSALLLWHTGWQKQWSAWIIWPVAYLLLTGAIMTKGPQAPVYFAATIGLYLLINGRARFALSWAHVSGIALCASLIAMWLVPFYLQLGMPGLRHVFTGDVVLYGGDRTIFTYLKHLTEFPISLVVGCWAPWSLLLVNLCSKTWRQRMAPYHQVMLFAGLALVTSFPTVWLITGTRTRFLMSVYPLAAVLIGVTIETLYQWVKASKAVELSLASTSSSRQENLSDNPGPILPLSRFIGTFAILAWIAGGVMALLTVATALSLPVGNLSVPPVYGVFLMMAAALLGRTMWVCRSTATEARCIQGLAALGLFVGGTFVTAVVDDYTRRSSRIDLAVEKLLKDLPEGAELVSLGEVHHNFEYQYYRRTGRFIRRIDPEPVQPQSISNSVESAAGAASINNNQRSIISRFSPEQLSGLTYLCTSYPRYLESDYLPVACEQVCVVACGRFLGKDPDMGVVVARLPVEHQLAQELQNSTGLPAQIQKSSQPSGAISEPGTILPVSATQESIPK, via the coding sequence ATGAACCTTACTGGTCAATGCTCTTCTGCTGGTGGTCAAACCAGTCCGATGCGCCGCTTTCCTGATTGGATGCTGGAATGGCCTCTATATCTGCTGCTGGCAATCGTCGGGATCGTCTACTTCAGTCGCATTGAGTATCCCCCGCTGCGTGGTGAAGAAACCCGCCGCGCGCTGGTGGCGATCAATATGCAGACTTCGGGCGACTGGGTTGTTCCCCGCATGCAGGGAACACCCTATTTTATGAGCAGCCGCCCGCCAGTTCATAACTGGATGATCGCCGGCAGCATGGCCTTGAGAGGTTCCGAAGACATCACTTCGATTCGGCTGCCTTGCCTGCTCGCGGTCGCATTGCTTTCAATCATTTTATACGGGTATGCCCGGCAATCGTTATCGCGTGTCGGTGCTTTCGCGACGGGGCTGGCTTATGTCACCATGATTCAAGTCATGGAACTGGGCCGCACGGGAGAGACAGATCTTCCTTTCACGTTGTTTCTCTCATCGGCTCTGCTGTTGTGGCACACTGGCTGGCAGAAACAATGGTCGGCATGGATCATCTGGCCCGTGGCTTACTTACTGCTGACTGGCGCCATCATGACCAAAGGCCCACAGGCTCCTGTCTACTTCGCCGCGACTATCGGGCTGTATCTGCTGATCAATGGCCGTGCTCGATTCGCACTCTCCTGGGCCCACGTATCTGGCATTGCGCTATGTGCCAGCCTGATTGCGATGTGGCTTGTGCCCTTTTACCTGCAATTAGGAATGCCTGGTCTTCGCCATGTCTTTACCGGTGATGTGGTTCTTTATGGTGGTGATCGAACGATCTTTACCTATTTGAAACATCTGACGGAATTCCCAATCTCGCTGGTTGTGGGTTGCTGGGCTCCCTGGTCATTATTGCTGGTCAATCTGTGCTCGAAAACATGGCGTCAACGCATGGCACCTTACCATCAGGTGATGCTGTTTGCCGGTCTCGCTCTGGTCACATCGTTTCCGACAGTCTGGCTGATCACTGGCACCCGCACACGCTTTCTGATGTCTGTGTACCCATTGGCAGCGGTGCTGATCGGTGTGACAATCGAGACGCTCTATCAGTGGGTCAAAGCCTCGAAAGCCGTTGAGCTATCCTTAGCCTCCACGTCATCAAGTCGACAGGAAAATCTCAGCGACAATCCTGGGCCGATTCTGCCGCTCTCCAGGTTTATCGGCACCTTTGCCATCCTGGCCTGGATTGCTGGTGGAGTGATGGCATTGCTGACGGTGGCAACGGCGCTTTCGCTCCCTGTAGGAAATCTGTCAGTCCCACCTGTGTATGGCGTCTTTCTGATGATGGCTGCGGCGCTATTGGGCAGAACCATGTGGGTGTGCCGATCGACAGCCACCGAAGCGCGATGTATTCAAGGTCTTGCGGCCCTGGGATTGTTCGTTGGTGGAACATTCGTGACAGCTGTGGTTGACGATTACACTCGGCGCAGCTCGCGTATCGATCTGGCAGTCGAGAAGTTGCTTAAAGATCTGCCCGAAGGAGCGGAACTTGTCAGTTTGGGAGAAGTCCACCACAATTTTGAATACCAGTACTATCGACGCACTGGTCGCTTTATCCGACGGATCGATCCAGAGCCTGTTCAACCTCAATCCATATCGAACAGCGTTGAATCAGCAGCAGGTGCGGCTTCGATCAATAACAATCAGCGATCTATCATTTCCCGTTTCTCGCCTGAGCAACTTTCAGGGCTAACCTATCTCTGCACCTCGTACCCCAGGTATCTGGAGAGCGATTACCTGCCAGTCGCCTGTGAGCAAGTTTGCGTTGTGGCTTGTGGTCGTTTTCTTGGTAAAGACCCAGATATGGGAGTTGTGGTGGCGCGTTTGCCAGTCGAGCATCAACTCGCCCAGGAATTGCAGAACAGCACTGGCTTGCCAGCGCAGATTCAGAAAAGCTCGCAGCCATCAGGTGCGATCAGCGAACCTGGTACGATTCTGCCAGTCTCAGCGACTCAGGAATCCATCCCCAAGTAG
- a CDS encoding efflux RND transporter permease subunit — MTIWELCIRRPIFTTMLVSAPVILGLAAYPRLGVELFPNVDVPMVTITTTLRGASVEEMETGVTKPIEEIVNTVAGIDELKSTTKEGSSQVVIGFDLDKNGDIAAQEVDAKVRTILSQLPEGTDAPIIDKFAVDATPVLTVAISGKRDEREITEIARRQVKEILETVPGVGSVAMVGSRQRAINIWIDPDRLQKFPNLTIEDVRLALLRENQEQPGGRVDRGTSEVVLRTMARMATPQEFESLIIANRGGQPVRISDVGRVEDSIEEPRGLSRLWTRAADGKNVSQAGDAAVSLIIQKQSGTNTVKVVHEIKERIAELQAILPADIQLKVIRDQSRFIENSMHEVQVHLVLAAVLVSLTILLFMRDWRTTLIAALSIPTSMVATFAFMDFMGFTVNNITMLGLILAVGIVVDDAVVVHENIFRHMQEYQLSAMEAARSATAEIALAVVATTMSLLVIFLPVIFMGGIVGRFFSSFGYVVGFSILMSMLISFTMTPMLCSRFLKLETGHHGEGGWFWQRIVAAYVAILRWAMRHRWVIVASSILVLFSTPVLFVAVGKDFVPKDDQSEFEVSVNLPEDYTLQRADEVLTELDLRIRQLPGITDSFITIGDTTGRITKGQGEVNKATIYYRILPIAERDFSQFDVMSDARRLLVQYPDLRAAVQDVAVIQATGIRQVAIDLNLRGPDMEKLQEYSDRIIAWMKERKHYVDVDTSLSFRKPELRVIPLRERASELGVSVAAISTTGNVLVGGLPVSKYKEADQQYDVWLRAERDHRSSAAEIGRLTVPSTKTSTGVVELANVARFEDAFGPSTIERFSRQRQVVVMANLEGFALGKAVDELTAFVKSMDLPADYRWEFIGQARDMSDAMGYFFIAFILSIIFMYMILAAQFESFIHPITILLSLPLTIPFAILSLILLGTNLDIYAMFGLFMLFGIVKKNGILQVDYTNVLRARGVPRDEAIIEANRTRLRPIMMTTVMLVAAMIPMALGEGPGAAARAGMAKVILGGQALSLLLTLLLTPVAYSIWDDLAILSARWWPVGLRQKSKTPDLVSDPAERLGTSFPV, encoded by the coding sequence GTGACCATCTGGGAACTTTGCATTCGCCGTCCGATCTTTACCACCATGCTGGTTTCAGCGCCTGTCATTCTCGGGTTAGCCGCTTATCCCAGGTTGGGGGTGGAGCTGTTTCCGAATGTGGATGTCCCGATGGTCACGATCACCACCACGCTTCGCGGAGCGAGCGTGGAGGAGATGGAGACTGGTGTCACCAAACCCATTGAGGAGATTGTCAATACGGTCGCCGGGATCGATGAGTTGAAATCGACGACGAAAGAAGGCTCTTCTCAAGTCGTGATTGGCTTTGATCTCGACAAAAATGGCGATATTGCTGCCCAGGAAGTCGATGCGAAAGTTCGCACGATTCTTTCGCAATTGCCCGAAGGAACCGACGCGCCGATCATCGACAAATTCGCCGTTGATGCGACACCTGTACTGACGGTCGCGATTTCAGGCAAACGCGATGAACGAGAAATCACCGAGATTGCCCGCCGGCAGGTGAAGGAAATCCTGGAGACTGTGCCCGGAGTGGGCTCAGTCGCGATGGTGGGCAGCCGACAGCGAGCGATCAATATCTGGATCGACCCTGATCGATTGCAGAAGTTCCCAAACCTGACGATCGAAGATGTGCGACTGGCTTTGCTGCGTGAAAATCAGGAACAACCCGGGGGGCGTGTTGATCGCGGAACAAGCGAAGTCGTCTTGAGAACCATGGCCCGTATGGCCACTCCCCAGGAGTTTGAGAGCCTGATCATCGCCAATCGCGGTGGTCAGCCTGTTCGCATCAGTGATGTGGGGCGTGTGGAAGATTCCATCGAAGAACCACGGGGCTTAAGTCGGCTGTGGACGCGAGCCGCTGATGGGAAAAATGTTTCCCAAGCGGGCGATGCTGCCGTCAGCCTGATCATTCAGAAACAATCCGGCACGAACACCGTCAAGGTCGTTCACGAAATTAAAGAACGCATTGCCGAACTGCAGGCGATTTTGCCCGCGGATATTCAGCTCAAGGTGATTCGTGATCAGTCTCGGTTTATTGAAAACTCGATGCATGAAGTGCAGGTGCACTTGGTACTGGCGGCAGTTCTGGTCAGCCTGACGATCCTGCTCTTTATGCGCGACTGGCGAACGACCTTGATTGCCGCACTCTCGATTCCAACTTCGATGGTGGCGACATTTGCCTTCATGGATTTTATGGGCTTTACCGTCAACAACATCACCATGTTGGGGTTGATTCTCGCAGTCGGAATTGTGGTCGATGATGCGGTGGTTGTTCACGAGAACATTTTTCGCCACATGCAGGAGTATCAGCTCTCAGCCATGGAGGCGGCTCGATCGGCCACCGCAGAGATTGCACTGGCTGTGGTCGCGACAACGATGTCGCTGCTGGTGATCTTTCTCCCGGTGATCTTTATGGGCGGGATCGTGGGGCGATTTTTCTCCAGCTTCGGATATGTGGTGGGCTTCTCCATTCTCATGAGTATGCTCATTTCATTCACGATGACACCCATGCTCTGCTCACGCTTTTTGAAGCTGGAAACCGGTCATCATGGGGAAGGCGGCTGGTTCTGGCAAAGGATTGTGGCTGCTTATGTGGCGATTCTCCGCTGGGCGATGAGACATCGCTGGGTGATTGTGGCCTCTTCCATTCTGGTTCTCTTTTCGACACCAGTCCTCTTTGTGGCGGTTGGGAAAGACTTTGTGCCCAAAGATGACCAGAGCGAGTTTGAAGTTTCAGTCAATCTTCCAGAAGACTATACTCTGCAGCGGGCCGATGAAGTGTTGACTGAACTCGACCTGCGCATTCGCCAGTTACCGGGAATCACTGATTCGTTCATCACAATTGGCGATACGACCGGGCGGATTACCAAAGGTCAGGGAGAGGTCAATAAAGCGACGATTTACTATCGAATTCTCCCGATTGCCGAGCGAGATTTTTCTCAGTTCGATGTGATGAGTGACGCCCGAAGGCTGCTCGTTCAATACCCGGATCTACGGGCCGCCGTGCAGGATGTGGCGGTCATTCAGGCAACCGGAATCCGGCAGGTGGCCATTGACTTGAATTTACGTGGCCCGGACATGGAGAAGCTGCAGGAGTATTCCGATCGCATCATCGCCTGGATGAAAGAGCGCAAGCATTATGTCGATGTGGATACCAGCCTTTCCTTTCGTAAGCCCGAACTTCGCGTGATTCCACTTAGAGAACGGGCCTCGGAACTGGGCGTCTCTGTGGCGGCAATCTCGACGACAGGGAACGTCCTCGTGGGTGGGCTGCCTGTCTCCAAATACAAAGAAGCCGATCAGCAATACGATGTCTGGCTGAGAGCCGAGCGGGACCATCGCTCCAGCGCTGCGGAAATTGGGCGATTGACCGTTCCTTCCACCAAGACATCGACCGGTGTTGTCGAACTGGCGAACGTCGCCCGGTTTGAAGATGCGTTTGGCCCCAGCACCATCGAACGATTTTCCCGTCAGCGGCAAGTCGTCGTCATGGCGAACCTCGAAGGTTTTGCCCTGGGAAAAGCGGTGGATGAACTGACGGCATTCGTGAAATCGATGGATCTCCCAGCCGATTATCGCTGGGAGTTCATTGGTCAGGCGCGTGATATGAGCGATGCGATGGGATACTTCTTTATTGCGTTTATTCTATCAATCATATTCATGTATATGATTCTGGCGGCTCAGTTCGAAAGCTTTATCCACCCCATTACAATCTTGCTATCACTTCCGCTCACAATCCCGTTTGCGATTCTGTCTTTAATTTTGTTGGGGACTAACCTGGATATCTACGCGATGTTTGGTTTGTTCATGCTGTTTGGGATTGTGAAGAAAAACGGGATACTCCAGGTGGACTATACCAATGTGCTCAGGGCACGGGGTGTGCCGCGTGATGAAGCGATCATCGAGGCGAATCGAACGCGGCTGCGTCCAATCATGATGACGACCGTGATGCTGGTAGCCGCGATGATTCCGATGGCTTTAGGGGAAGGCCCGGGAGCTGCCGCTCGGGCCGGGATGGCGAAAGTGATCCTGGGGGGACAGGCTTTGTCACTGCTGTTGACGTTGCTTCTGACACCTGTCGCCTATTCGATCTGGGATGATCTGGCGATTCTGTCGGCACGGTGGTGGCCCGTGGGATTACGCCAAAAATCGAAGACGCCCGATCTTGTCAGCGATCCAGCGGAAAGGTTGGGCACCTCATTCCCTGTCTGA
- a CDS encoding HD-GYP domain-containing protein: protein MITASAPEAAPTDEDQTREVSIDDLIVGRPLTYPVNDTRGRLLLAAGQELTRLAKRRLKSLGVHRVCAHAADSMIQNLNQIELRSASSLASHDEISAKLDHVVEQGLFQIQNSGPAVRDRVRQHGATSFDRELQKDVSELRSETQAELSNLVKEALQGRNDTGGAVAQMAAQFLAQSTEDTDCVLSVVLEAAKKPDLADHSLKMAVLAMAIGIEMGLDEDNSRRLCVTGLVCDWGMYKLPDELLNADRILSVGDHLQIQKHSQYTAEILDRTTGLPSQTAVIAYQVHERPNGRGYPKQRTSERINICSRILNVADTYTALTSPRAWRPALTPYAAMETILRMARTRDVDPDVTRSLLKVMSLFPIGSLVALNDGSVAQVIRRNGNQYDRPIIEVVQTADGQPVPLENRVAIDLMMSPLEVVQAIATPGSEEETWCEPYVMINRTLR, encoded by the coding sequence GTGATTACGGCCTCAGCCCCCGAAGCCGCCCCGACCGATGAAGACCAGACACGGGAAGTCTCGATTGACGACCTGATCGTCGGAAGGCCACTTACCTATCCTGTGAATGACACACGGGGAAGGCTGCTTCTGGCAGCCGGTCAGGAACTGACAAGATTGGCCAAACGTCGGCTGAAAAGCCTGGGTGTTCATCGTGTCTGTGCCCATGCTGCGGATTCCATGATTCAAAATCTGAATCAGATCGAACTCCGTTCTGCTTCGAGCCTGGCCAGCCACGATGAAATTTCCGCCAAGCTGGATCATGTCGTCGAGCAGGGTCTCTTTCAGATCCAGAACAGCGGGCCTGCGGTTCGCGATCGAGTGCGTCAGCATGGGGCGACATCGTTTGATCGAGAACTTCAAAAAGATGTTTCGGAGCTTCGCAGCGAAACCCAGGCTGAACTTTCCAATCTGGTGAAAGAGGCACTCCAGGGACGCAATGATACCGGTGGTGCCGTCGCTCAGATGGCCGCTCAATTTCTGGCTCAATCGACCGAAGACACCGATTGCGTGCTCTCGGTAGTGCTGGAAGCTGCCAAGAAACCCGATCTCGCCGACCATTCGCTGAAAATGGCTGTTCTTGCCATGGCGATTGGTATCGAGATGGGACTGGACGAAGATAACAGCCGCCGACTTTGCGTTACGGGTCTGGTTTGCGATTGGGGCATGTACAAACTCCCCGACGAACTGCTCAACGCCGATCGCATCCTAAGTGTGGGTGATCATCTGCAAATCCAGAAACATTCTCAGTACACAGCAGAGATTCTGGACCGCACGACCGGGTTGCCCAGTCAGACAGCCGTCATCGCTTACCAGGTTCACGAGCGGCCGAATGGTCGTGGTTATCCTAAGCAACGCACCAGCGAACGAATCAACATCTGCTCCAGAATCTTAAATGTCGCCGACACTTATACGGCACTCACCTCACCCCGCGCCTGGAGACCGGCATTAACACCGTATGCAGCGATGGAAACCATCTTGAGGATGGCTCGAACTCGCGATGTCGATCCCGATGTGACACGCTCTCTGCTCAAGGTCATGTCGCTCTTTCCGATCGGGAGTCTGGTGGCACTCAATGATGGGAGCGTTGCGCAGGTGATCCGCCGGAATGGGAATCAATATGACCGGCCGATCATCGAAGTCGTACAGACTGCCGACGGGCAGCCTGTGCCACTGGAAAACCGGGTCGCGATCGATTTAATGATGAGTCCACTCGAAGTCGTTCAGGCGATCGCAACACCGGGCTCAGAGGAAGAAACGTGGTGTGAGCCCTATGTGATGATTAACAGGACGCTGCGTTAA
- a CDS encoding zinc-dependent alcohol dehydrogenase family protein, giving the protein MHDIDVFEYAPTADKYRLERKRRPMAKLGFHQVRVAVKAVSLNYRDHIALHNLARRQVGGRIPCSDGAGVVEEVGEGVTRWKVGDRVMGSFFATWGKGPFQMAYHQHDLGGTVDGMLGSFVTLEESSLVATPGYLSDLEASTLPCAALTAYHALFVRGQLSAGQTVLCLGTGGVSVFALQFAAAAGAQVLITSSSDEKLARAVELGATHTINYRSHAEWQKVVDELTAHRGVDHVVEVGGPGTFDRSLQSVAAGGHIALIGVLTGFGPPTGSLFPLVARNIRLNGIYVGSQEMFKEMNQFLESHQLHPVIDRVFPYDQSRQAFEWLASGHHFGKVVIDLSATH; this is encoded by the coding sequence ATGCATGACATCGATGTTTTTGAGTATGCACCCACGGCAGACAAGTACCGCCTCGAGCGTAAGCGTCGACCGATGGCAAAATTGGGTTTCCATCAGGTGCGAGTGGCTGTCAAAGCTGTCTCTTTGAACTACCGGGACCATATCGCATTGCACAACCTGGCTCGCCGGCAGGTGGGTGGCCGCATTCCCTGCTCGGATGGTGCGGGTGTTGTGGAAGAAGTGGGCGAAGGTGTCACTCGCTGGAAAGTGGGCGACCGTGTGATGGGGAGTTTCTTTGCCACCTGGGGAAAGGGACCATTCCAGATGGCTTACCACCAGCATGATCTGGGTGGTACGGTCGATGGGATGCTCGGGAGCTTCGTGACACTTGAGGAATCGTCTCTGGTGGCCACTCCTGGGTATCTCTCGGATCTGGAAGCCTCAACCTTACCTTGTGCAGCATTAACGGCCTATCATGCGTTGTTTGTGCGGGGCCAGCTCTCGGCTGGACAAACAGTCCTGTGCCTGGGGACTGGAGGTGTTTCTGTCTTTGCGTTGCAGTTCGCTGCGGCAGCAGGTGCTCAAGTCCTGATCACTTCCAGCAGTGATGAAAAACTGGCACGTGCTGTGGAACTGGGAGCAACTCACACCATCAACTATCGCTCACATGCAGAATGGCAAAAAGTGGTTGATGAGCTGACGGCCCATCGGGGCGTGGATCATGTTGTCGAAGTGGGTGGGCCGGGGACGTTCGATCGCTCGCTGCAGTCTGTGGCTGCCGGGGGACATATTGCGTTAATCGGAGTGCTCACAGGGTTCGGGCCACCTACCGGCAGTCTCTTTCCACTCGTGGCCCGTAACATTCGATTGAATGGGATCTATGTCGGCAGCCAGGAAATGTTTAAAGAAATGAATCAATTCCTGGAGTCGCACCAACTGCATCCGGTGATCGATCGAGTGTTTCCTTACGATCAATCACGCCAAGCCTTTGAGTGGCTGGCATCGGGGCATCATTTTGGCAAAGTCGTCATCGACCTTTCGGCGACCCACTGA
- a CDS encoding adenosine kinase, which yields MKFDVYGVGNAITDIQARISDELLEKIGFTKGVMTLVESDKQGHVLASLEGHPVNRCAGGSASNTIAGIADFGGTAAYAGKLADDEIGRFWLSDMQALGVTVDTPLGTGVSGTSVILITEDAQRTMLTHLGISATLGPEDLSEEQIAASQYVYVEGYLFTGESTRAAAYRAIELAKKHQVKVAFTVSDPFLIHLFRDEFLKLIAGPVDLLFCNLEEARSLTGKTEPVDCAQQLHHLAADVALTLGGDGSLILRDNQVIPIEATPVRPIDTTGAGDMYAAGILYGLSNGLSYRQAGHLASQAAGRVVSQLGARLSRKFTPQEVARFASL from the coding sequence ATGAAATTTGATGTTTACGGTGTGGGCAATGCGATCACAGATATCCAGGCCCGAATCTCGGATGAGCTACTGGAGAAAATCGGTTTCACCAAAGGGGTGATGACGCTGGTCGAATCCGACAAGCAAGGCCATGTCCTGGCAAGTCTGGAAGGTCACCCGGTGAATCGCTGTGCGGGTGGTTCTGCATCAAACACGATTGCTGGTATTGCCGATTTTGGCGGAACTGCGGCTTATGCCGGCAAGCTGGCCGATGATGAAATTGGTCGCTTCTGGTTGAGCGATATGCAGGCACTGGGGGTGACGGTCGACACACCGCTCGGCACGGGTGTTTCGGGGACGTCGGTCATTCTGATTACAGAAGATGCCCAGCGAACCATGCTCACTCACCTGGGAATTTCGGCCACGCTTGGGCCTGAAGACCTGAGTGAAGAACAGATTGCGGCATCGCAATACGTCTATGTCGAAGGGTATCTGTTCACGGGGGAAAGTACACGAGCTGCCGCTTACCGAGCGATTGAACTGGCCAAAAAACATCAGGTGAAAGTGGCATTCACGGTTTCCGATCCGTTTTTGATTCACCTCTTTCGAGATGAGTTCCTCAAGTTGATCGCAGGCCCGGTGGACCTCTTGTTCTGCAATCTCGAAGAAGCGCGCAGTCTCACTGGGAAGACCGAGCCTGTCGATTGTGCCCAGCAACTGCATCATCTGGCGGCTGATGTGGCACTCACACTGGGTGGCGATGGCTCACTGATTTTGCGGGACAATCAGGTGATTCCTATTGAAGCGACTCCCGTTCGCCCGATTGATACGACAGGGGCCGGCGATATGTATGCGGCTGGCATCCTGTATGGATTGTCCAATGGTCTTTCGTATCGGCAGGCAGGCCATCTGGCTTCGCAGGCGGCTGGTCGAGTTGTCTCGCAACTGGGGGCACGATTGTCGCGGAAATTCACACCTCAAGAAGTGGCTCGCTTTGCCAGCCTGTAG
- a CDS encoding putative metallopeptidase, giving the protein MKGASFDFCHAIRRLCDDLTIRLPEFRHIDMDQVAIGFAQARRSVPYGLQAKLTPMRFENGNLVTRRGRHNWTIRRLFAGEQEILYILTFYLPRFQEQTFREKLITICHELYHISADFNGDIRRLGGRYHVHSHSQNEYDRQMGEFVDQYLKLNPPKELCHFLNFNFRQLEQEYGSVVGLKIPIPKMLRIPDLRTA; this is encoded by the coding sequence GTGAAGGGTGCTTCTTTCGATTTCTGCCACGCCATCAGGCGACTCTGCGATGATCTCACGATTCGTCTGCCAGAGTTTCGGCATATCGATATGGATCAGGTGGCGATTGGTTTTGCCCAGGCCAGGCGAAGTGTCCCCTATGGTCTTCAGGCTAAGCTCACACCCATGCGGTTTGAAAATGGCAATCTCGTCACTCGACGCGGGCGGCACAACTGGACAATTCGCCGCCTCTTCGCGGGCGAGCAGGAAATCCTTTACATTCTCACGTTTTACCTGCCCCGTTTTCAGGAGCAGACATTCCGTGAGAAACTCATCACCATCTGCCACGAACTGTATCACATCAGTGCCGACTTTAACGGGGACATCCGCCGGTTAGGTGGTCGTTATCATGTGCATAGCCATAGTCAGAATGAATATGACCGTCAGATGGGCGAGTTTGTCGATCAGTATCTGAAGCTCAATCCCCCGAAAGAGCTTTGCCACTTCCTGAATTTCAATTTTCGACAGCTCGAACAGGAGTATGGCTCAGTCGTCGGACTCAAGATTCCCATTCCCAAAATGCTGAGAATTCCCGACCTGCGCACAGCATGA